Proteins co-encoded in one Quercus robur chromosome 8, dhQueRobu3.1, whole genome shotgun sequence genomic window:
- the LOC126694629 gene encoding uncharacterized protein LOC126694629 isoform X2, producing the protein MILMNYQLPVKEKTDVSVFSLSRRLVFSLSTSLLRSFNSARRSSPIFTLSSYKSQVVKGEGNISSYAHAHPSTNGSKWSREERFRSSKAMVSIRVAVTLECMILG; encoded by the exons ATGATTTTAATGAATTACCAATTACCGGTCAAGGAAAAAACAGATGtctctgttttttctctctctcgccGTCttgtgttctctctctctacttctCTGCTGCGTTCTTTCAATTCTGCTCGTCGATCTTCGCCGATCTTCACCTTGTCTTCATACAAATCTCAG GTAGTAAAGGGGGAAGGAAATATATCAAGCTATGCCCACGCACATCCTAGTACTAATGGAAGCAAATGGTCTAGGGAAGAGAGATTTAGGA GTAGCAAAGCAATGGTATCAATCAGGGTCGCGGTGACATTGGAGTGCATG ATTCTCGGATGA
- the LOC126695863 gene encoding uncharacterized protein LOC126695863, translating into MAEGNKAVTPAKQGKGKGLMTVPDGKQERPHSLLRDDSKYALEKLSSIITAEDYEDLGNHSTEAMGETGLFAVAQSLVMMKGLLDRCLNRESTLDRVRAKAQQTEEELGQLHKWRSKMEKKLELSEQARKELEEKTATSLTALENKEAEIKQLKEELRQAKVAAVEEYRCSESCLGELSDSFLQGFDDSLRQVKNAYPELDLTMVKLEDQAQTSALPVASENTEDLFGDGAAQGDGESAPSKDVPVAEPKEV; encoded by the exons atggctgagggtaacAAGGCCGTCACCCCAGCGAAGCAGGGGAAGGGTAAGGGATTGATGACGGTCCCAGacggtaagcaagagagacctcATTCCCTTCTCCGTGATgactccaagtatgcattggagaagctgtcgtccatcatcacggcagaagactatgaagacctgggaaaccattcgacggaggccatgggggagacgggcctctttgccgtcgctcag tccttggtcatgatgaagggactacttgaccggtgtctcaaccgtgagagtaccttggaccgggtgcgcgcgaaggcgcagcagacggaggaagagctcggacaacttcataaatggaggtccaagatggagaagaagctggagctttctgagcaggcgaggaaggagctggaggagaagacggccACTTCGCTGACGGCCTTAGAGAATAAAGAGGCTGAAATCAAACAACTCAAAGAAGAGCTCCGTCAGGCGAAAGTGGCAGCCGTCGAGGAGTATCGATGCTCGGAGTCCTGTTTGGGCGAGCTGTCGGACtccttccttcaaggcttcgatgattctctccgtcaagtcaagaatgcttatccagagctggatttgacaatggtcaaacttgaggaccaagcccagacttctgccctccccgtcgcctccgaaaatacggaggacctttTTGGCGACGGTGCTGCTCAAGGAGACGGAGAGTCCGccccgtcgaaggatgtcccAGTTGCTGAACCAAAGGAAGTTTAA
- the LOC126695865 gene encoding disease resistance protein At4g27190-like: MEALCDNNSYSIGVCGMGGVGKTTLVKEVHKKAKESNLFNDIVMTTVSFTPDIRRIQGEIADQLNLKLDEESSSARANRICLRIKSVEKILIILDDVWKDVELKVIGIPFHDDHKGCKILLTTRNDHVCNLMDCGRKIPLNFLSDKESLALIKKIACIIDDYPPLNDVVMKVIKECKGLPIAIVTVGKALARKPLNDWKVALKQLEESNLMDIEGVDDEKNVYVCLKWSYDRLKRKTKFCFLLCSLFPEDYDISIEELARYVMGLDEFGTITCLEEARNEARVIINNLKDSYLLLESNRETHVKTHDMVRDVALWIVSKGENEFMLRVCTR; this comes from the coding sequence ATGGAGGCATTATGTGACAATAATAGTTACAGTATTGGAGTATGTGGTATGGGAGGGGTTGGGAAGACAACCTTGGTGAAGGAAGTACATAAGAAAGCCAAAGAATCAAATCTTTTTAATGACATTGTGATGACTACTGTGTCCTTTACTCCAGACATTAGAAGAATTCAAGGGGAAATTGCGGACCAATTAAATCTAAAACTTGATGAGGAGAGCAGTTCAGCAAGAGCAAATCGAATATGCTTAAGAATAAAGAGTGTAGAAAAGATTCTCATAATCTTGGATGATGTCTGGAAAGACGTTGAGTTGAAAGTTATTGGAATTCCATTTCATGATGATCACAAGGGTTGCAAGATTCTTCTGACTACAAGGAATGACCATGTGTGCAATTTAATGGATTGTGGAAGGAAGATTCCCTTGAACTTCTTATCAGATAAAGAATCATTGgctttaataaagaaaattgcatGTATAATTGATGACTATCCTCCTTTGAATGATGTGGTGATGAAAGTTATTAAAGAGTGCAAAGGTTTGCCTATTGCAATTGTTACAGTGGGAAAGGCTCTAGCAAGAAAACCTCTCAATGATTGGAAGGTAGCCCTCAAGCAACTAGAAGAGTCTAACCTTATGGATATAGAAGGTGTTGATGatgaaaaaaatgtttatgtATGTCTTAAGTGGAGTTACGATCGTTTAAAGCGCAAAACCAAGTTCTGCtttttgttgtgttctttatttccAGAAGATTATGACATTTCTATTGAAGAATTAGCTAGATATGTGATGGGGCTAGATGAATTTGGAACCATTACCTGTCTTGAAGAAGCGAGGAATGAAGCGCGTGTGATCATTAATAACCTCAAAGATTCTTATTTGTTGTTAGAAAGTAATCGAGAAACACATGTGAAAACGCATGACATGGTTCGTGATGTTGCCTTGTGGATAGTATCCAAAGGAGAAAATGAATTCATGCTAAGAGTCTGCACTCGTTAG
- the LOC126694629 gene encoding uncharacterized protein LOC126694629 isoform X3, with the protein MILMNYQLPVKEKTDVSVFSLSRRLVFSLSTSLLRSFNSARRSSPIFTLSSYKSQVVKGEGNISSYAHAHPSTNGSKWSREERFRSSKAMVSIRVAVTLECM; encoded by the exons ATGATTTTAATGAATTACCAATTACCGGTCAAGGAAAAAACAGATGtctctgttttttctctctctcgccGTCttgtgttctctctctctacttctCTGCTGCGTTCTTTCAATTCTGCTCGTCGATCTTCGCCGATCTTCACCTTGTCTTCATACAAATCTCAG GTAGTAAAGGGGGAAGGAAATATATCAAGCTATGCCCACGCACATCCTAGTACTAATGGAAGCAAATGGTCTAGGGAAGAGAGATTTAGGA GTAGCAAAGCAATGGTATCAATCAGGGTCGCGGTGACATTGGAGTGCATG TGA
- the LOC126694629 gene encoding uncharacterized protein LOC126694629 isoform X1, with protein MILMNYQLPVKEKTDVSVFSLSRRLVFSLSTSLLRSFNSARRSSPIFTLSSYKSQVVKGEGNISSYAHAHPSTNGSKWSREERFRSSKAMVSIRVAVTLECMINKRKMKRIPRVFEERRKMDQSQKLSKTI; from the exons ATGATTTTAATGAATTACCAATTACCGGTCAAGGAAAAAACAGATGtctctgttttttctctctctcgccGTCttgtgttctctctctctacttctCTGCTGCGTTCTTTCAATTCTGCTCGTCGATCTTCGCCGATCTTCACCTTGTCTTCATACAAATCTCAG GTAGTAAAGGGGGAAGGAAATATATCAAGCTATGCCCACGCACATCCTAGTACTAATGGAAGCAAATGGTCTAGGGAAGAGAGATTTAGGA GTAGCAAAGCAATGGTATCAATCAGGGTCGCGGTGACATTGGAGTGCATG ataaacaaaagaaagatgaagcgAATTCCAAGGGTTTttgaagagagaaggaagatggACCAAAGTCAAAAGTTGTCAAAAACTATTTAG